Sequence from the Leptospira dzoumogneensis genome:
TTCGGGATCAATGCTATGGAATTATTGATCAATGAATTCGTGAAGAAAGGAATTCCCAGAAGCCGTTTGCAAGCAAAGATTATAGGCGGGGGGAAGGTTTTAAGACTAGGCCCTAAAACTGTTCCGATAGGCGAAAGAAACGTAGAGTTCGTGAAAGAATTTTTAAGATCGGAAGAAATTTCTGTTTCCGGAGAAGAAACAGGAGGCCAGTATTATAGAAATCTACGCTTTTTCACACATACTTTCGAAGTGTTTGTAAAACGTGTACAGATCGATCTAGAGAAAAATATGATCGAAAAAAACGAAGCGGCTTATTTGGACAAAATACGGGAGAATATGCGGAAAAAAACGCCGACCACTTTCTTTTAATTTCGAACGAAAACTCAAGAACGTTTAGAAATAAGTATCGGCGCCGCTTAGGAGAAACGATTGAATTCCCTCGTACGCAATTTACTATCACCCGCTATTCTCACCGAAGAAAACGGCAAAATTATAGAATCCAACGACAAGTTTGCCGAGCTGATCGGTAAAGAGTTGGATGCCACTTTTGATTATCTAGATTGGATCCATCCGGTAGATAGAGAACATGAGGCTTCTTTATGGGAAAAAGATCCAAGCCTCAAACATTATGAAATGATAAAACGTCTGAAAAACACGGACGAGATATACTTAGCCTACCATACCGTCACATCCAGAACAACGGATGGAAATTTATTAACTTTATTTCTTCCCATGGAGACTAAACTCCCTTCCGATTTTAAGAATATTTCCATTCATCCTACCGGAGAAAGTGTAAAGAAGGCCGAGATAGAAATTTATCGAAAAGCATTGGAAATTTTCGACTGGAAACAATCCCTCAAGGATAGGTATTCCTCCACCGCTTGGATGGATTCCGCGATAAAACAGATCAATATCACTTTGATGCAGGGAACGGGCGTAGGAAGTTTGATGAGCGTTCTTTCCATGATACTTTCCAAAGCAAAGAAGAAAGAAGGCGCCGAATTTGTGGAAATCCGCTCTAATCTATTCGATCTTTTGCAGGACGGGGTAGCAAGCGCATCAAGGTTCACTAAATTTTTATCTTCTGCCCAGGCACTTTTCGAAGAAAGTGAAACTCCCGACGAAATAGGAACGGTTGCTGAATTTGTGGATGTATTGAGAGAGGTGATAGACGATATCAGGCCTTCCGTTCTTCTCAAGGACCAAAAGATCCTAGTATCAGATAATTTGCATATTCTTTCCAATCGTTTGAGATTTAAGAAACCTTGGATCTCTACAATTGCAAAAGAAGTTTTGATCAACGCATTAAAGTATTCTCCCGATAGATCCAGCGTTCTGATCCTGGTGCTTAGGATCGGAGATGAGCTGCAATTT
This genomic interval carries:
- a CDS encoding chemotaxis protein CheD, whose product is MFSQTPVAMKTLLGSCVSVCLFDPFNRFGGMNHILLPGKSGIDDSARFGINAMELLINEFVKKGIPRSRLQAKIIGGGKVLRLGPKTVPIGERNVEFVKEFLRSEEISVSGEETGGQYYRNLRFFTHTFEVFVKRVQIDLEKNMIEKNEAAYLDKIRENMRKKTPTTFF
- a CDS encoding sensor histidine kinase produces the protein MNSLVRNLLSPAILTEENGKIIESNDKFAELIGKELDATFDYLDWIHPVDREHEASLWEKDPSLKHYEMIKRLKNTDEIYLAYHTVTSRTTDGNLLTLFLPMETKLPSDFKNISIHPTGESVKKAEIEIYRKALEIFDWKQSLKDRYSSTAWMDSAIKQINITLMQGTGVGSLMSVLSMILSKAKKKEGAEFVEIRSNLFDLLQDGVASASRFTKFLSSAQALFEESETPDEIGTVAEFVDVLREVIDDIRPSVLLKDQKILVSDNLHILSNRLRFKKPWISTIAKEVLINALKYSPDRSSVLILVLRIGDELQFKVINDPPFSGYIQDFHEDLVFEPFYRGVKFMDERFDQEQFGMGLGLPVVKKLVELQNGKVHLQTMNLNLDDTRKEGICLTMRFPVIE